Proteins encoded within one genomic window of Lysinibacillus sphaericus:
- a CDS encoding DNA alkylation repair protein, whose product MNVEMVMQELEALGKERTKKIYMSNGAQEPLFGVATGAMKPIAKKIKLNQPLAEALYATGNYDAMYFAGIIAEPKAMTESDFERWIDGAYFYMLSDYVVAVTLAEADIAQQVADKWIASGEELKMSAGWSCYCWLLGNRPDVAFSESKMANMLEMVKSAIRNSPERTKSAMNNFLHTVGVSYVPLHDKALATAQQIGPVELKKNNKKSSFLHAYESIQKEVERGRIGFKRKYVRC is encoded by the coding sequence ATGAATGTTGAAATGGTGATGCAAGAGCTTGAAGCACTTGGGAAAGAGCGCACGAAAAAAATATATATGTCAAATGGTGCACAGGAGCCACTTTTTGGGGTGGCTACGGGGGCGATGAAGCCGATAGCTAAGAAAATCAAATTGAATCAACCATTAGCGGAAGCCCTTTATGCCACAGGAAATTATGACGCAATGTATTTTGCAGGCATTATTGCGGAGCCAAAAGCTATGACAGAGTCAGATTTTGAGCGCTGGATTGATGGGGCGTATTTTTATATGTTGTCAGATTATGTGGTGGCAGTGACGTTAGCGGAAGCGGACATTGCGCAACAGGTTGCCGATAAATGGATTGCTAGTGGGGAAGAACTAAAAATGTCTGCTGGCTGGAGTTGTTACTGCTGGCTATTAGGTAATCGTCCCGATGTTGCATTTTCTGAAAGTAAAATGGCTAATATGCTTGAAATGGTGAAAAGTGCGATTCGCAATTCACCTGAACGAACAAAATCTGCTATGAATAATTTCCTCCATACGGTAGGGGTCTCGTATGTCCCGTTACACGACAAAGCGTTAGCTACAGCACAACAGATAGGTCCTGTAGAACTTAAAAAGAATAATAAAAAAAGTAGTTTCCTCCACGCTTATGAAAGTATTCAAAAGGAAGTAGAGAGAGGCAGAATTGGCTTTAAACGCAAATATGTAAGATGTTAA
- a CDS encoding NPCBM/NEW2 domain-containing protein: MKVVKIVTVSALALNFVGGPMNVLATENPSGDIVKTSAEARTNYSIASVKKFELYGTDILKAYDDVFKIAKANIQSITNNGGKYGSSTIDKAIDGDINSHWETGKPNSTSFTNEVIIQFHEASTLNRIVYAARQSSTKGKGFAQQFEIYSSTTDTGDDFTLVSSGQYTGSTGDIVEIQFNPTEFKRLKFVFTKANQDWASASEFQFYKEDAVSDKMATLFTDSTMSAVSDKFNTIDAINQLEVETQGHPFYAQFKEDIDNAKALLSNEKITATTALTSSFSHYANEAYSKLFRMDKANIKEITNNGGHYASAVIKNAIDGDVHTYWETNKSNTATFSNEVEVEFIEPVTLNRIIYGARPSDRKGFAEEFEIYASQTSKGETYELVSTGKHNMVAGLVEAKFAPTTFKRLKFKFTKSNQNWATLSELAFYKEDALDDKMAQLFTDGTMNTVSPAFNSIEHMNALEEEAKTHPLYAIYKDNIELAKKIMNGEVVTEGRIIVAEQHGDMVKHANQQLKFGFGNNLQPTGLAAQPGDQITVYVDASTTGPLPCLAFSQQEGAWNSWRQGVSLKVGKNVITVPAIPKTSYNKKAVTPGGTIYIENPYTAEQQGKAPTLRFEGVERIPFATKSTNVEEFKQFLIDYKKKIDEDIAKHPNVEDRKVLDIVEVVGDHLFWTGTATGAYKTYIENGYSPLQTIESYNRLMDELFKYYGLDGRSEKHDPKLIRENVRLAQPYAYMYAAGDHIGTLDDVVADILVPIEEKGGSWGLIHEIGHRMDIGVRTIGEVTNNMLPQHMSALYGKIDGRIPYEANVYKNVLKENTKDYNDQGLFEKLAVYWQLEMYSPGYWGKLNALYREKNVTLTDGERSKQQYLVEFSSEALGLDLSEHFARHGFVVTDETRAKTSKYPKPDKKIWYLNNSAVDYKGNGLKGKAVNVTLASNQATKTNTLYLSVDKEKQDDFLGYEIFRDNELIGFTSTQQFIDQHIDSTKNYTYKVVGYDKQLTALQPVEVKAFTPTLSIEDKVTVKLHQTFNPMDYVKAISYSGKDITNTVVIKSNTVDMTKKGIYEVVYEINDEGIQETKTMTVNVVSDMQYISDMTASSAKVGWGSLQKDKSVAGGTITLLRQGVEATYAKGLGAHANSEIVYNIEGKGFTFFESYIGIDQVAKGKASSATFEVWVDGEKKFASDVFKANTDHGYIHIPVTGAKEVKLITTDANDSGNSSDHTIWADAKFGKDSSQPTLTLPEDLTMVKLNSDFDLLSDVTATDIEDGDVSNQIQVTANGFNTKKTGTYHVDYTVTDSDHNVVTATRTVYVYSDEKFASDIGWQSAQTAYSTVNKDKASSGGSIKVLTNGEVKTFAKGIGTHANSEIVYDLTGKYYDYFETLVGIDRNIAENTNSSVTFKILADGQEIYNSGVMKYQTEAKLVRVPLAGVNELKLIAHDSGNGNASDHANFADAKFYVSNGIPELTIAKSIATKVGTPITMDDSYVATDAEDGDLTSQVQVTGLDQVNFDRAGRYDITYTVVDSDGNKVSKKRMISVVNMDDYHYLTDFQWHSTQNSYTAPLKDVSISHNAIRLTGDDGREKAYERGIGAHSNSTIIYDLSDKNADFFTAFVGVDRQMYGTVGSVTFQVFVDGEKQFDSGLMQSRDPQQYIEVSITGAKELKLVVTDGGNGNGSDHASWGDTKLHFANAERVFTQTLTLALEDAKAIPIENYTAESIRALQASIAKAEEVLANPQATQAQIDEALEELTRTKAALIAIDFTQIIPIADNNLKQAIQQTLGLSGEITLGDMITLTSLHAPNARITNLDGLQYAKNLTSLDISANSITDFSPLQSLGALDTITAQPQVVEVSSLTGPIATVENLVKGLDGQYLNPYQIGLRNTKTMKEIYVDVEQLTPNTDHFTIDLSHEEQGTYMLIIAYKLNEDTRIQLTYYVKN; encoded by the coding sequence ATGAAAGTAGTAAAGATTGTAACAGTATCTGCCCTTGCTTTAAATTTCGTCGGTGGTCCAATGAATGTTTTAGCCACTGAAAATCCAAGTGGAGATATAGTTAAAACTTCAGCCGAAGCTCGTACTAATTATTCCATCGCTTCGGTGAAAAAATTTGAATTGTACGGAACAGATATTTTAAAAGCATACGATGACGTATTTAAAATAGCGAAAGCAAACATTCAATCGATTACGAACAACGGCGGAAAATATGGAAGTTCTACTATAGATAAAGCGATTGATGGTGATATAAACAGCCATTGGGAAACAGGGAAACCCAATAGTACCTCCTTCACTAATGAAGTGATCATTCAGTTCCATGAAGCATCTACATTAAATCGAATTGTCTATGCAGCTCGTCAATCTTCTACAAAAGGAAAAGGTTTTGCACAGCAGTTTGAAATTTATAGCTCCACTACAGATACAGGCGATGATTTTACACTCGTTTCATCAGGACAATATACAGGTTCTACTGGAGATATCGTCGAAATCCAATTCAACCCTACAGAATTTAAACGACTAAAATTTGTTTTTACGAAAGCAAATCAAGATTGGGCAAGTGCATCCGAGTTTCAATTTTATAAAGAAGATGCTGTCTCTGACAAAATGGCGACACTCTTTACAGATAGTACAATGAGCGCTGTAAGTGACAAATTCAACACCATAGATGCTATCAATCAATTAGAGGTCGAAACCCAAGGCCACCCCTTCTACGCACAATTCAAAGAAGATATTGACAATGCGAAAGCACTGCTAAGCAATGAAAAAATTACAGCGACAACTGCACTAACTTCGTCATTTAGCCATTATGCCAACGAAGCGTATTCAAAGTTATTTAGAATGGATAAGGCAAACATTAAAGAAATTACCAACAATGGCGGACACTATGCGAGCGCCGTTATCAAAAATGCCATCGATGGCGATGTTCATACATATTGGGAAACAAATAAAAGCAACACAGCTACATTCTCAAATGAAGTAGAAGTTGAATTTATAGAACCTGTTACATTAAATCGTATTATTTATGGAGCAAGACCTTCTGACCGTAAAGGCTTTGCCGAGGAATTTGAAATTTACGCTTCCCAAACGTCAAAAGGCGAAACCTATGAACTTGTCTCAACAGGTAAACATAACATGGTCGCAGGATTAGTAGAGGCAAAATTTGCACCGACGACATTTAAACGGTTGAAATTTAAATTCACTAAATCCAATCAAAATTGGGCAACACTTTCTGAATTAGCCTTCTATAAAGAAGATGCATTAGACGATAAAATGGCGCAGTTATTTACTGACGGAACGATGAATACAGTTTCCCCTGCATTCAACAGCATCGAACATATGAACGCATTAGAAGAAGAAGCGAAAACACATCCACTATATGCTATTTATAAAGACAATATCGAATTAGCTAAAAAAATAATGAACGGTGAAGTGGTTACAGAAGGAAGAATTATAGTAGCCGAGCAACACGGGGATATGGTCAAACATGCCAATCAACAATTGAAATTCGGCTTCGGTAACAATTTACAACCAACTGGCCTTGCTGCCCAACCGGGTGATCAAATTACCGTTTACGTTGACGCATCAACAACTGGTCCGTTACCATGCTTGGCATTTTCACAACAAGAAGGTGCTTGGAATAGTTGGCGACAAGGTGTCAGCTTAAAAGTCGGTAAAAACGTCATTACTGTTCCTGCCATCCCTAAAACTTCTTATAATAAGAAGGCCGTTACACCTGGTGGCACAATCTATATTGAAAATCCTTATACAGCGGAACAGCAAGGTAAAGCACCGACCTTAAGATTCGAAGGTGTTGAGAGAATTCCATTTGCAACAAAGTCTACAAACGTAGAGGAGTTCAAACAATTTTTAATCGACTATAAGAAAAAAATTGATGAAGATATAGCGAAGCATCCAAATGTTGAAGATCGCAAAGTGCTTGATATTGTAGAAGTCGTTGGTGACCATTTATTTTGGACAGGTACTGCAACAGGTGCTTACAAAACCTATATAGAAAATGGCTATAGCCCACTCCAAACCATTGAATCGTATAATCGCCTTATGGACGAATTATTTAAGTATTACGGTTTAGATGGGCGCAGTGAAAAACATGATCCAAAATTAATAAGAGAAAACGTACGACTTGCACAGCCTTATGCGTACATGTATGCAGCTGGCGATCATATTGGCACACTGGATGATGTTGTGGCTGATATTTTAGTTCCGATAGAAGAAAAAGGCGGTTCATGGGGGCTTATCCATGAAATCGGTCACCGTATGGATATAGGTGTACGAACAATCGGCGAAGTAACAAACAATATGCTTCCACAGCATATGTCAGCACTTTACGGGAAAATCGATGGACGCATTCCATATGAAGCGAATGTTTATAAAAACGTATTGAAAGAAAACACAAAAGATTATAACGATCAAGGTTTGTTTGAAAAACTAGCCGTTTACTGGCAACTTGAAATGTATAGCCCTGGCTATTGGGGAAAATTAAACGCTCTTTACCGCGAAAAAAATGTCACGCTAACAGATGGCGAACGTTCTAAACAACAATATTTAGTCGAGTTTTCTTCTGAAGCGCTCGGTTTAGATTTAAGTGAACACTTTGCTCGTCATGGCTTTGTCGTAACGGACGAAACAAGAGCAAAAACAAGTAAGTATCCAAAACCAGATAAAAAAATATGGTATTTAAATAATAGTGCGGTCGACTATAAAGGGAATGGTTTGAAAGGAAAAGCAGTAAACGTAACATTGGCATCAAACCAAGCTACCAAAACAAATACGCTCTATTTATCCGTTGATAAAGAAAAGCAAGATGACTTTTTAGGTTATGAAATTTTTAGAGATAATGAATTAATCGGCTTTACAAGTACTCAACAATTTATCGATCAACATATCGATAGTACAAAAAATTACACGTACAAAGTTGTTGGCTATGATAAACAATTAACTGCACTTCAACCAGTAGAAGTAAAGGCATTTACCCCTACCCTATCTATTGAAGATAAGGTTACAGTCAAGCTACATCAAACATTCAATCCTATGGATTATGTTAAAGCAATTTCCTATAGTGGCAAAGATATCACGAATACGGTCGTTATTAAATCGAACACAGTAGATATGACAAAAAAAGGAATCTACGAAGTTGTCTATGAAATCAACGATGAAGGCATCCAAGAAACAAAAACTATGACTGTCAATGTCGTAAGTGATATGCAGTATATTTCTGATATGACAGCTAGCTCTGCCAAAGTTGGTTGGGGTTCATTACAAAAAGATAAATCTGTTGCAGGTGGCACCATTACGTTATTAAGACAAGGTGTTGAGGCAACGTATGCCAAAGGACTCGGTGCACACGCAAACTCAGAAATCGTATATAACATAGAAGGTAAAGGCTTTACCTTCTTTGAAAGTTACATCGGTATTGATCAAGTGGCAAAAGGCAAAGCTTCATCTGCCACGTTTGAAGTTTGGGTCGATGGCGAGAAGAAATTTGCCAGTGATGTATTCAAAGCAAATACAGATCACGGCTACATCCATATCCCTGTTACAGGAGCAAAGGAAGTAAAGCTCATTACAACAGATGCCAATGATAGTGGCAATTCTTCAGACCATACGATTTGGGCTGATGCTAAGTTCGGTAAAGACTCGAGTCAACCTACTTTAACGCTACCTGAAGATTTGACGATGGTGAAATTAAACAGTGATTTCGATTTACTAAGCGATGTAACAGCAACTGATATCGAAGACGGTGATGTTAGTAATCAAATCCAAGTCACTGCCAACGGTTTTAATACGAAGAAAACAGGTACTTACCACGTCGACTATACCGTAACAGATAGTGATCATAATGTCGTCACAGCGACAAGAACTGTCTATGTTTATAGCGATGAAAAATTCGCCTCTGACATCGGTTGGCAATCGGCACAAACTGCGTATAGTACCGTCAACAAAGACAAAGCATCATCAGGCGGTTCAATTAAAGTATTAACGAATGGTGAAGTAAAAACTTTTGCCAAAGGTATTGGTACGCATGCGAATTCTGAAATTGTTTACGATTTAACAGGCAAATACTATGATTATTTCGAAACACTTGTTGGCATTGACCGCAACATAGCTGAAAACACTAACTCTAGCGTAACATTTAAAATACTTGCTGATGGACAAGAAATATATAACAGCGGCGTGATGAAATATCAAACAGAAGCAAAATTAGTAAGAGTTCCACTTGCAGGTGTTAACGAGTTAAAACTGATTGCACATGACTCTGGCAATGGTAATGCATCCGATCACGCTAACTTTGCTGATGCTAAGTTCTATGTATCAAACGGGATACCAGAACTAACAATTGCAAAATCAATCGCAACAAAAGTTGGAACACCTATTACCATGGACGATAGCTATGTGGCAACTGATGCTGAAGATGGCGATTTAACATCTCAAGTACAAGTAACGGGCTTAGATCAAGTAAACTTCGATCGCGCTGGCCGCTATGACATTACGTATACGGTTGTCGACAGTGATGGCAATAAAGTATCGAAAAAACGCATGATTTCAGTAGTTAACATGGATGATTATCATTACTTAACTGATTTTCAATGGCACTCTACACAAAACAGCTATACAGCACCATTAAAAGATGTTTCTATTAGTCACAATGCCATTCGTCTAACAGGTGATGATGGTCGTGAGAAAGCATACGAAAGAGGTATTGGCGCCCATTCAAACTCTACAATTATCTATGATTTAAGCGATAAAAATGCCGATTTCTTTACTGCCTTTGTTGGTGTAGACCGTCAAATGTACGGTACGGTTGGCTCTGTTACATTCCAAGTGTTTGTTGATGGAGAGAAGCAATTTGACAGTGGCTTGATGCAATCGCGAGACCCTCAACAATACATTGAAGTAAGCATCACAGGGGCCAAAGAACTAAAACTGGTCGTAACTGATGGCGGCAATGGCAACGGTTCAGACCATGCTTCATGGGGAGATACTAAATTACATTTCGCTAATGCAGAGCGCGTTTTTACGCAAACATTAACGCTAGCACTAGAGGATGCCAAAGCCATTCCTATAGAAAACTATACAGCGGAGTCCATTCGAGCATTACAAGCGAGTATAGCAAAAGCTGAGGAAGTACTTGCCAACCCTCAAGCAACTCAAGCACAAATCGATGAAGCGTTAGAGGAATTAACACGCACTAAAGCTGCCCTTATCGCTATTGACTTTACTCAAATCATACCGATTGCAGATAACAATCTTAAACAGGCAATTCAGCAAACATTGGGGCTGTCTGGGGAAATCACATTAGGTGATATGATTACACTAACTAGTCTACATGCACCCAATGCCCGTATTACAAATCTAGACGGCTTACAATATGCTAAAAATTTAACATCACTCGATATTTCGGCGAATAGTATTACCGATTTCTCACCATTGCAAAGTCTAGGTGCATTGGATACTATCACTGCGCAGCCCCAGGTTGTGGAAGTATCAAGCTTAACAGGTCCTATAGCGACGGTTGAGAACTTAGTAAAAGGTTTGGATGGTCAATACTTAAACCCTTATCAAATCGGTCTAAGAAATACGAAAACAATGAAAGAAATCTACGTAGATGTGGAACAACTTACACCAAATACAGACCACTTTACAATCGATCTTTCACACGAAGAACAAGGCACATATATGCTCATCATCGCTTATAAATTAAACGAAGACACTCGGATTCAATTAACTTATTATGTAAAAAACTAA
- a CDS encoding M23 family metallopeptidase, whose protein sequence is MRVSSSEVTPQNFGVFFLQERFDEIYNQCHATFQEMVSNEQFNEIAQSFNANVQNYELFNKSTIAHYHQYVWLDDRQEKAIQVTMDSSNIIHSLLIKPYVVFPESDKKYSQNTYIMPIKEEWFVFWGGVNEFVNYHYAYEAQRYAYDLVIMKNDSTFKDSPNVNENYYAFNKEVTAPADGKVIKVVNHLEDNIPGEMHEMEPAGNVIIIEHTNHEYSMVAHLKKNSCLVQQGDIVKQGDVIALCGNSGNSSEAHIHFQVMDAPDFLNCQSLRIRFADGLEPIQGDFVK, encoded by the coding sequence ATGCGAGTTAGTTCAAGTGAAGTAACACCTCAAAATTTCGGGGTGTTTTTTTTGCAAGAAAGATTTGATGAAATTTATAACCAATGTCATGCAACGTTTCAAGAGATGGTTTCGAATGAGCAATTTAATGAAATAGCTCAATCTTTTAATGCCAATGTACAAAACTATGAGTTATTTAATAAATCAACAATCGCTCATTATCATCAATATGTTTGGTTGGATGATCGACAAGAGAAAGCGATTCAGGTAACGATGGATTCAAGTAATATTATTCATAGCTTATTAATTAAGCCTTATGTGGTTTTTCCAGAAAGCGATAAAAAGTATAGTCAAAATACATATATAATGCCTATAAAAGAGGAGTGGTTTGTATTTTGGGGAGGGGTTAATGAGTTTGTCAATTACCATTACGCATATGAAGCACAAAGATATGCATATGACTTGGTAATCATGAAGAATGATTCGACCTTTAAAGATTCTCCTAACGTCAATGAAAACTATTATGCCTTTAATAAAGAAGTTACTGCACCTGCAGATGGGAAGGTAATTAAAGTTGTCAATCATCTAGAAGATAATATCCCTGGAGAAATGCACGAAATGGAGCCAGCAGGAAATGTAATTATTATCGAACATACCAATCATGAATATAGTATGGTGGCGCATTTAAAAAAGAACTCTTGTCTTGTACAACAAGGAGATATTGTTAAACAAGGTGATGTGATAGCACTTTGTGGAAATTCAGGAAATTCCTCAGAGGCACATATCCATTTTCAAGTGATGGACGCACCAGACTTTCTGAATTGCCAATCTTTACGCATTCGTTTTGCGGATGGTTTAGAGCCGATTCAAGGTGATTTTGTAAAATAG
- a CDS encoding MBL fold metallo-hydrolase, producing MHSINKIGDCFWYMTPIAETDRPILGMVVGHNKTLMIDAGNSEAHAHYFQEELLKMGVPKPDMVVLTHWHWDHIFGLSALRHMVSIASEKTKTAMEQLIPFSWSDEALDARVKEGIEIEFCARAIKEEFKDHRDIQIVLPDITFDKRVEIDLGDVTCILQHVGGDHAADSVVVYIKEEKILFLADCIYPKLYAEKEHYTVKETLRLLAELEQFDAATYIPSHQQPITKEAFNQEVAMLRTIATYTDSCDGDSQKIMQAYKKHVKRELTEDEIETISDFVNGYLQ from the coding sequence ATGCATTCGATAAATAAAATAGGTGATTGTTTTTGGTATATGACGCCTATAGCGGAAACGGATCGTCCCATTTTAGGGATGGTAGTTGGTCATAACAAAACATTAATGATCGATGCAGGGAATTCGGAGGCGCATGCACATTATTTTCAGGAAGAACTTTTAAAAATGGGCGTTCCTAAACCGGATATGGTCGTTTTAACGCATTGGCATTGGGATCATATTTTTGGACTTTCTGCATTACGTCATATGGTGTCTATCGCTTCGGAAAAAACAAAAACGGCAATGGAGCAATTAATTCCATTTTCTTGGTCAGATGAGGCACTTGATGCACGTGTGAAGGAAGGGATAGAAATTGAATTTTGTGCCAGAGCTATTAAAGAAGAATTCAAAGATCACCGAGATATTCAGATTGTTTTGCCGGATATCACGTTTGATAAACGGGTGGAGATTGACCTAGGTGATGTCACTTGTATCCTTCAACATGTTGGAGGGGATCATGCGGCTGACTCGGTTGTGGTTTATATAAAAGAAGAAAAGATTTTGTTCCTTGCTGATTGTATTTATCCTAAGCTTTATGCTGAAAAAGAACATTATACAGTTAAGGAAACGCTTCGTCTGTTGGCTGAATTAGAGCAATTTGATGCGGCTACATATATTCCTTCGCATCAACAGCCAATAACAAAAGAAGCGTTTAATCAAGAAGTAGCGATGCTTAGAACGATTGCTACATATACCGATAGTTGTGATGGAGATTCACAAAAAATTATGCAAGCATATAAAAAGCATGTAAAAAGAGAACTAACAGAAGATGAAATTGAAACTATCTCTGACTTTGTCAATGGTTATTTACAATAG
- a CDS encoding YkgJ family cysteine cluster protein, translating to MKFNCDQCGLCCKALNDSELYKDLNRGDGICKYFSEATNLCTIYDNRPLKCRIDDMYDKYFKETLTLEQYYELNYEGCKNLKMKEKI from the coding sequence ATGAAATTTAATTGTGATCAATGTGGATTATGTTGTAAAGCACTTAATGATTCGGAGCTATACAAAGATCTAAATCGTGGTGATGGAATATGTAAGTATTTTAGTGAAGCTACGAATCTTTGCACTATTTATGATAATAGACCGTTAAAATGTCGAATTGACGATATGTATGACAAATACTTTAAAGAAACATTAACGTTAGAACAGTACTATGAGCTAAATTATGAAGGTTGTAAAAACTTAAAAATGAAGGAGAAGATTTGA
- a CDS encoding GNAT family N-acetyltransferase: MTQQKLMIIPYSPAFAEQTVAMWRDSKEQAIGQKEMHSVENHVYFLNYLLPEQFQIELAIIDETVVGMIAYNDREISQLYIHINYQGLGIGQTLLDRAKAHSSGKLTLYTFEVNEKAQHFYEKHGFKVIGRGHENEENLPDILYEWIIE, from the coding sequence ATGACGCAACAAAAACTAATGATTATACCGTACAGCCCTGCATTTGCTGAGCAAACAGTAGCGATGTGGCGAGATAGCAAGGAACAGGCTATTGGCCAGAAAGAAATGCATAGCGTTGAAAATCATGTGTACTTTCTAAATTATCTATTACCAGAACAGTTTCAAATTGAGTTAGCGATTATTGATGAAACAGTTGTTGGTATGATTGCCTATAATGATAGGGAAATAAGTCAACTGTATATTCATATAAACTATCAAGGGCTTGGTATCGGGCAAACATTGTTGGATAGAGCGAAAGCCCATTCAAGTGGAAAATTAACTTTATATACATTTGAAGTAAATGAAAAGGCCCAACATTTTTATGAAAAACACGGATTTAAGGTAATCGGTAGAGGGCATGAAAATGAAGAAAATTTACCTGATATTTTATATGAATGGATTATTGAATAA
- a CDS encoding NupC/NupG family nucleoside CNT transporter: MQYVISILGILIVLFFAWLASSNRKEIKFKPIITMIIIQILFSLLLLNTQFGLIIIKGIATVFNKLLEYAGEGVTFVFGGLANEGEAPFFLTVLLPIIFISALIGILQHLKILPFIMKGIGWVLSKVNGMGQLESYNAVASLMVGQSEVFITLKKQLGLLSKQRLYTLCASAMSTVSMSIVGAYMTMLEPKYIVTALVLNLFGGFIIASIMNPYDIDPKEDILEIEHEKQSFFEMLGEYILDGFKVAIIVGAMLIGFIALMAGFNSVFELLFGVTFQTILGYIFAPVAFIMGIPSSEAVSAGSIMATKLVTNEFVAMLDLSGGDYHFSERTMGILSVFLVSFANFSSIGIIVGAVKSLNEKQGNVVARFGLKLLFGATLVSVLSGIIVSLIL, from the coding sequence ATGCAATACGTTATTTCTATTTTAGGCATTCTCATTGTATTGTTTTTCGCTTGGCTTGCTAGTTCCAATCGAAAAGAGATTAAATTCAAACCAATTATTACAATGATAATCATTCAAATTTTGTTTTCATTACTGTTGTTAAATACACAATTTGGCTTAATTATTATTAAGGGAATTGCTACTGTCTTTAACAAATTACTGGAATATGCAGGTGAAGGAGTTACCTTTGTATTTGGCGGCTTAGCCAATGAGGGAGAAGCGCCGTTCTTTTTAACCGTATTGCTACCCATTATTTTTATTTCAGCATTAATCGGTATTCTTCAACATCTGAAAATCCTCCCCTTTATTATGAAAGGTATTGGCTGGGTATTAAGTAAAGTAAACGGCATGGGACAATTGGAATCTTATAATGCCGTTGCCTCATTAATGGTCGGTCAATCAGAAGTTTTCATCACATTAAAAAAACAACTTGGTCTGCTGTCAAAACAGCGCTTATATACACTCTGTGCGTCAGCAATGTCTACCGTATCCATGTCCATTGTTGGTGCTTATATGACGATGCTGGAACCAAAATATATTGTTACGGCTTTAGTTTTAAATTTATTTGGCGGTTTTATCATCGCTTCAATTATGAATCCATACGACATTGACCCGAAAGAAGATATTTTAGAAATCGAGCACGAAAAGCAATCGTTCTTTGAAATGCTTGGCGAATATATTTTGGATGGCTTTAAGGTGGCGATTATCGTCGGTGCCATGTTAATCGGCTTTATTGCATTGATGGCAGGATTTAATAGTGTCTTTGAGCTACTATTCGGCGTTACTTTCCAAACGATTCTAGGCTATATCTTTGCGCCAGTTGCCTTTATTATGGGCATCCCTTCCTCGGAAGCGGTTAGTGCCGGATCCATTATGGCGACGAAGCTAGTAACAAATGAGTTCGTAGCGATGTTGGATTTATCTGGAGGCGATTATCACTTTAGTGAACGGACAATGGGCATTCTTTCCGTATTCCTTGTATCCTTCGCCAACTTCTCTTCAATTGGCATTATTGTCGGTGCTGTAAAAAGTCTTAACGAAAAACAAGGAAATGTTGTCGCACGCTTTGGCTTAAAATTATTATTTGGCGCTACCCTTGTAAGTGTCCTTTCAGGTATTATCGTAAGTTTAATTTTATAA